The following are from one region of the Knoellia sp. p5-6-4 genome:
- a CDS encoding ABC transporter ATP-binding protein, protein MAEPVISVNGLGIEFYRSRRRRMQLRELLFHGRSGAPKATFWALRDVSFDIYPGEAVGLVGGNGGGKSTLLKMIAGVLLPDEGSVRVDGGVAPLIELTGGFVGELSARDNIYLTAGLHGLSRAQVDERFDEIVDFAGREVREGLDTPYRHFSSGMKVRLGFAVITTLDEPIILVDEVLAVGDRAFREKCYQRMESLLAQGRTLFLVSHSENDLKRFSTRGLYLRKGRLMMDGPMLEVLDRYNADMDAGA, encoded by the coding sequence ATGGCAGAGCCGGTCATCTCCGTCAACGGACTCGGGATCGAGTTCTACCGGTCGCGGCGGCGCCGTATGCAGCTGCGCGAGCTGCTCTTCCACGGACGCAGCGGAGCCCCCAAGGCGACCTTCTGGGCGCTGCGCGACGTCTCCTTCGACATCTACCCCGGCGAGGCGGTCGGCCTCGTGGGTGGCAACGGCGGTGGCAAGAGCACCCTGCTGAAGATGATCGCCGGCGTGCTGCTGCCCGACGAGGGGTCGGTGCGGGTCGACGGCGGCGTGGCGCCGCTCATCGAGCTCACCGGCGGCTTCGTCGGCGAGCTCTCGGCGCGCGACAACATCTACCTCACGGCCGGCCTGCACGGGCTGAGCAGGGCACAGGTCGACGAGCGCTTCGACGAGATCGTCGACTTCGCCGGCCGGGAGGTGCGCGAGGGGCTCGACACGCCGTACCGGCACTTCTCGTCGGGCATGAAGGTGCGCCTCGGCTTCGCCGTCATCACGACGTTGGACGAGCCGATCATCCTCGTCGACGAGGTGCTCGCCGTCGGTGACCGCGCCTTCCGGGAGAAGTGCTACCAGCGGATGGAGTCGCTGCTCGCGCAGGGCCGCACGCTCTTCCTCGTGTCCCACTCCGAGAACGACCTCAAGCGGTTCAGCACGCGCGGCCTTTACCTGCGCAAGGGTCGCCTGATGATGGACGGCCCGATGCTCGAGGTGCTCGACCGCTACAACGCCGACATGGACGCCGGGGCGTGA
- a CDS encoding ABC transporter permease, protein MRLITRTQAITGRRSVLWTLVLRDLRVRYSRSVLGYVWTVLDPLLMSLIYYLVFVHIFRRDDLGHEPYFLFLLVGLLSWQWFSGCLTDTSRALIQEAKLVRSTNLPREMWVLRVVLSKGIEYLLSLPVLLAFLVLYLVQGVAELNGWVVLLPLGILLQGVTLVGIGLLLAPVTALVTDMQRVIRIVIRMLFYATPVIYANQLVPEPYDKVAWLNPLTGILELMRAGFFSHDQFPIVWGAVAVSAVLSVVLLLLGVAVFGRLERAVLKEI, encoded by the coding sequence ATGAGACTGATCACCCGCACGCAGGCCATCACGGGCAGGCGGAGCGTGCTCTGGACCCTCGTCCTGCGCGACCTGCGCGTCCGCTACTCCCGCAGCGTGCTCGGCTACGTGTGGACCGTGCTCGACCCGCTGCTGATGTCGCTCATCTACTACCTGGTCTTCGTGCACATCTTCCGCCGTGACGACCTCGGGCACGAGCCGTACTTCCTGTTCCTCCTCGTCGGCCTGCTGTCGTGGCAGTGGTTCTCCGGCTGCCTGACGGACACGTCCCGGGCGCTCATCCAGGAGGCCAAGCTGGTCCGCTCCACCAACCTGCCCCGTGAGATGTGGGTGCTGCGCGTGGTGCTGTCCAAGGGCATCGAGTACCTGCTGTCGTTGCCGGTGCTGCTGGCCTTCCTCGTGCTCTACCTGGTGCAGGGCGTGGCCGAGCTCAACGGCTGGGTCGTCCTGCTCCCGCTGGGAATCCTGCTGCAGGGCGTCACGCTCGTGGGCATCGGCCTGCTCCTGGCCCCCGTGACGGCCCTGGTGACCGACATGCAGCGCGTCATCCGCATCGTCATCCGGATGCTCTTCTACGCGACGCCGGTGATCTACGCCAACCAGCTCGTGCCCGAGCCCTACGACAAGGTCGCCTGGCTCAACCCGCTGACGGGCATCCTCGAGCTCATGCGGGCCGGCTTCTTCTCCCACGACCAGTTCCCGATCGTCTGGGGCGCCGTGGCTGTGTCCGCAGTCCTGTCCGTGGTCCTCCTCCTGCTCGGTGTGGCGGTCTTCGGCCGGCTCGAGCGTGCCGTCCTGAAGGAGATCTGA
- a CDS encoding glycosyltransferase, with product MTPEPAPRHSSPLLSVVVAVYNVERWLAACLGSIEASVLAGTEVIVVDDGSTDGSAAICDGFAAGRDGWRVLHQANAGLGAARNAGLDAATGEFVGFVDGDDELLPAYAALPARAQAAGGDVATGAVQRLEGRRRWPSGLHAQALAGVGEQATLTQQPSLLYDTTAWNKVYRRSFLADRGLRFPEGVLYEDLPVTVRALHFAGTVECVHEPVYLWRAREGERSITQRRNELGNLTDRFAAVRDVDRFLEAEGLHDLREAHDVKVLRLDLPLYTSALPEADEAYRTAYLSFFRHLAGGLPSQRRQSLPPTLRLYVELADAGRMDDLVRAVRARRGERAWAQDDRRLLQRARDEVAAYRLEHELGLAGLPQIVRHAASRAVKSVLPRRARVALATRGSGKGAGRAR from the coding sequence ATGACCCCTGAACCCGCCCCGCGCCACTCGTCCCCCCTCCTCAGCGTGGTGGTGGCCGTCTACAACGTCGAGCGCTGGCTGGCAGCCTGCCTCGGCTCCATCGAGGCCTCCGTGCTGGCGGGCACCGAGGTCATCGTCGTCGACGACGGGTCCACGGACGGCAGCGCAGCCATCTGCGACGGGTTCGCGGCCGGCAGGGACGGCTGGCGCGTGCTCCACCAGGCCAACGCCGGCCTCGGCGCGGCGCGCAACGCCGGGCTCGACGCGGCGACGGGCGAGTTCGTCGGCTTCGTCGACGGCGACGACGAGCTGCTGCCGGCGTATGCCGCGCTGCCCGCCCGCGCGCAGGCGGCGGGCGGTGACGTGGCGACCGGCGCGGTGCAGCGCCTCGAGGGTCGCCGCCGCTGGCCGTCCGGGCTGCACGCCCAGGCGCTGGCCGGAGTGGGGGAGCAGGCAACCCTCACCCAGCAGCCCTCCCTGCTCTACGACACCACCGCGTGGAACAAGGTCTACCGCCGGTCCTTCCTCGCCGACCGCGGCCTGCGCTTCCCCGAGGGCGTGCTCTACGAGGACCTGCCCGTGACCGTGCGGGCCCTGCACTTCGCGGGCACGGTGGAGTGCGTGCACGAGCCGGTCTACCTCTGGCGCGCACGGGAGGGGGAGCGGTCGATCACCCAGCGGCGCAACGAGCTGGGCAACCTCACCGACCGGTTCGCAGCCGTGCGCGACGTCGACCGGTTCCTCGAGGCCGAGGGGCTGCACGACCTGCGCGAGGCGCATGACGTCAAGGTCCTGCGACTCGACCTGCCGCTCTACACCTCGGCGCTGCCGGAGGCCGACGAGGCCTACCGCACGGCATACCTGTCGTTCTTCCGCCACCTCGCGGGCGGCCTCCCGTCGCAGCGCCGCCAGTCCCTGCCGCCGACCCTGCGGCTCTACGTCGAGCTCGCCGACGCAGGCCGGATGGACGACCTGGTGCGGGCGGTCCGCGCCCGCCGGGGTGAACGCGCGTGGGCCCAGGACGACCGCCGGCTGTTGCAGCGGGCCCGCGACGAGGTCGCCGCCTACCGGCTCGAGCACGAGCTGGGGCTGGCCGGGCTGCCCCAGATCGTGCGACACGCCGCGTCGCGGGCGGTCAAGTCGGTGCTGCCCCGCAGGGCCCGGGTCGCGCTCGCCACTCGGGGCTCGGGCAAGGGCGCCGGGAGGGCCCGCTGA
- a CDS encoding DUF6077 domain-containing protein, which produces MIAVDTVSPQQSLEPSEAGPLSDGLVRALALLERGTLALLVLATVAFGSWTLVYQVALVTGLRATYALVGTLVLTAVVGYAVLPAFAPGASRDVATRPGWAALAVGASTALVAGALGMAGRRGLMIAVVVATAAAWVVVQTVVRRRGGAAEAEPGRPRTVLRQGRPGEAGLWLVAWFWALACAVLTAVTAKPDGDDAYFVNLAEWVADRGTFPTRDTMLGDEVFPALRSHSPPVHSIEGLFGAVGHVAGMRGGVVTYIVAAPALTALAVLTLAWLVSLSRVRVAPLALSAAVVFLLASGGSGASFGNFFAVRIWQGKATLASLVIPLVTAAAIAYIGRGGWRRLTVLTLAVVGTVGASNTAVFLVPVLLGGIIVAAWVRRGFRRAAGAAATLAYPLLCGVLVLLLAPDIPEPVAAVETVSRRPLNPLVAVPGRHGLFVMTIVAVTLGWAGLRSRAARAVAVCVTLAAGVALLPPVTDVLVSAAGVGSVIWRMWWTVPVPLLVAGVVGLAADVVRRPFPVTGALGRLAPAVPVAAALAMALVPLVGGKWIWTTANGARWVSPLSWKVPVGAEVEARGALEVSKDGDVVLVPWDAARVLAGMSVDVHPVSARGIYLPAYAGIPDAKVDERTELQKFADSRTPPAQTLRPLVEALSVDTACVSDERGKAVDALEEIGFEVVSEPGDLVCLRRHGGAP; this is translated from the coding sequence GTGATCGCCGTCGACACGGTGTCCCCCCAGCAGTCGCTCGAGCCGAGCGAGGCCGGCCCGCTCTCCGACGGCCTCGTGCGTGCACTGGCCCTGCTCGAGCGGGGCACCCTCGCCCTGCTCGTGCTGGCTACCGTGGCCTTCGGCTCGTGGACCCTCGTCTACCAGGTCGCGCTCGTCACCGGCCTGCGTGCCACCTACGCGCTCGTGGGCACCCTCGTGCTCACGGCGGTGGTCGGGTATGCCGTCCTGCCGGCCTTCGCTCCCGGCGCGAGCCGCGACGTGGCCACGCGCCCCGGCTGGGCGGCCCTCGCCGTGGGGGCGTCCACCGCCCTCGTCGCCGGGGCCCTCGGCATGGCGGGTCGACGAGGCCTGATGATCGCGGTCGTCGTGGCGACCGCGGCCGCTTGGGTCGTCGTCCAGACCGTGGTCCGCCGCAGGGGTGGCGCAGCCGAGGCGGAGCCAGGCCGGCCCCGCACGGTCCTTCGACAGGGGCGGCCGGGGGAGGCAGGTCTGTGGCTGGTCGCGTGGTTCTGGGCCTTGGCATGCGCGGTCCTCACCGCTGTGACGGCCAAGCCCGACGGCGATGACGCCTACTTCGTCAACCTGGCAGAGTGGGTGGCCGACCGCGGAACCTTCCCGACCCGCGACACCATGCTGGGGGACGAGGTGTTCCCGGCCCTGAGGTCCCACAGTCCGCCGGTGCACTCGATCGAGGGGCTGTTCGGGGCGGTCGGCCACGTGGCGGGCATGCGGGGAGGGGTCGTCACCTACATCGTGGCGGCCCCGGCCCTGACCGCCCTCGCGGTCCTGACCCTGGCCTGGCTGGTGTCGCTGAGCCGGGTGCGGGTGGCCCCTTTGGCACTGTCGGCCGCTGTCGTCTTCCTGCTGGCCTCCGGGGGTTCTGGGGCGAGCTTCGGCAACTTCTTCGCCGTGCGAATCTGGCAGGGCAAGGCCACCCTCGCGAGCCTGGTCATCCCACTCGTCACCGCGGCGGCGATCGCCTACATCGGCAGGGGCGGCTGGCGCCGCCTGACCGTGCTCACCTTGGCGGTGGTCGGCACGGTCGGCGCAAGCAACACGGCGGTGTTCCTCGTGCCGGTTCTGCTCGGCGGCATCATCGTCGCGGCGTGGGTGCGCCGGGGTTTCCGTCGTGCTGCCGGCGCCGCCGCCACCCTCGCCTACCCGCTGCTCTGCGGGGTGTTGGTGCTGCTGCTCGCGCCCGACATCCCGGAACCGGTTGCCGCCGTCGAGACCGTATCGCGGCGGCCCCTCAACCCCCTGGTCGCGGTGCCAGGACGGCATGGGCTTTTCGTCATGACCATCGTCGCCGTGACGCTCGGCTGGGCGGGCCTGCGGTCCCGGGCCGCGCGCGCCGTCGCCGTCTGCGTCACCCTCGCAGCGGGGGTGGCCCTGCTGCCCCCGGTCACCGACGTGCTCGTGTCGGCCGCGGGCGTCGGGTCGGTGATCTGGCGGATGTGGTGGACCGTCCCCGTGCCGCTCCTGGTCGCCGGCGTCGTCGGCCTGGCCGCCGACGTGGTGCGCCGGCCGTTCCCCGTCACCGGCGCGCTCGGCCGCCTGGCGCCGGCCGTGCCGGTTGCGGCCGCCCTGGCCATGGCCCTCGTGCCGCTCGTGGGGGGCAAGTGGATCTGGACCACCGCCAACGGCGCCCGCTGGGTCTCCCCGCTGTCCTGGAAGGTTCCGGTGGGCGCCGAGGTCGAGGCACGCGGCGCCCTCGAGGTCTCGAAGGACGGCGACGTGGTGCTGGTCCCATGGGACGCCGCCCGCGTGCTCGCGGGCATGTCCGTGGACGTCCACCCGGTCTCTGCGCGCGGCATCTACCTGCCGGCCTACGCGGGGATCCCCGACGCCAAGGTCGATGAGCGCACCGAGCTGCAGAAGTTCGCGGACTCGCGCACGCCCCCGGCGCAGACGCTGCGCCCCCTCGTCGAGGCGCTGAGCGTCGACACCGCGTGCGTCTCCGACGAGCGGGGCAAGGCCGTCGACGCCCTCGAGGAGATCGGCTTCGAGGTGGTCTCCGAGCCGGGCGACCTGGTGTGCCTGCGTCGTCACGGTGGCGCCCCATGA
- a CDS encoding CDP-alcohol phosphatidyltransferase family protein, which translates to MSSPAHDPTDNHPGLAQLRAVAQPPEHIARYNAEHWAGALYIRHLSIYATRALLPTGISPNGVTWLMVAVGVLGAFALPLPGLVGPLLCALAMQVQILLDCSDGEVARWRQRFSPAGIYLDRIGHYATEAAIPVALGLRADAWSATDPLRVGGWTVLGLLVAVVVLMNKAFTDLVHVARAKAGRPPLEDVAATTRSKVSGLAAVRRAMGYLPVFRAFVAVEASLLALAAGLVDVVRGDLLGTQVLVVVMVPLALVTAGGHLVGVLTSSRLD; encoded by the coding sequence GTGAGCTCCCCGGCGCACGACCCGACGGACAACCACCCCGGCCTCGCCCAGCTGCGGGCGGTCGCCCAGCCGCCGGAGCACATCGCGCGCTACAACGCCGAGCACTGGGCCGGTGCGCTGTACATCCGCCACCTGAGCATCTACGCGACCAGGGCCCTGCTGCCCACGGGCATCAGCCCCAACGGGGTGACCTGGCTGATGGTCGCGGTCGGCGTGCTGGGCGCCTTCGCCCTGCCCCTGCCGGGACTGGTCGGGCCGCTGCTGTGCGCCCTGGCGATGCAGGTGCAGATCCTCCTCGACTGCAGCGACGGCGAGGTCGCCCGCTGGCGGCAGCGCTTCTCGCCGGCCGGCATCTACCTCGACCGGATCGGCCACTACGCGACGGAGGCGGCCATCCCCGTGGCGCTCGGGCTGCGCGCCGACGCCTGGTCGGCCACGGACCCGCTGCGGGTCGGCGGCTGGACGGTGCTCGGCCTGCTCGTCGCGGTCGTCGTGCTCATGAACAAGGCGTTCACCGACCTCGTGCACGTGGCGCGGGCCAAGGCCGGGCGACCGCCACTCGAGGACGTCGCCGCCACGACGCGCTCGAAGGTCTCGGGCCTGGCCGCCGTCCGGCGGGCCATGGGGTACCTGCCGGTCTTCCGGGCCTTCGTCGCCGTCGAGGCCTCGCTCCTGGCGCTGGCGGCAGGGCTGGTGGACGTCGTGCGGGGCGACCTGCTGGGCACCCAGGTGCTCGTCGTGGTGATGGTGCCGCTGGCGCTCGTGACCGCCGGGGGGCACCTGGTCGGCGTGCTCACCAGCTCGAGGCTCGACTGA
- a CDS encoding DUF5941 domain-containing protein, translated as MTASAAPSAGPSVGNEASRAVHGYTAGADVVLLGAGGAGGAGVAASLAGLGLGERPVHLTGSLPELLRSLAEVLCAGEAAPAVVAAADLDISGVALLDLLDRPGVRTAALVADPFAVAEGRDEAARVRVGGDGRLVESVGTAAHAVSDPTHALPGVLRIAAGDRAEATRLLREAAGHAGPAWGSDALAVVLLVLVRGGMPVQASGLGPFDWSRGAVRAKGAAGDPWRQRLRGASRGGDGFFSTFAVRPLSRRLTAVGLAHGWTPNGVTVVSLVLGLVAAGLVATGAWWAWVVAAVLLLAALVVDCVDGEIARFTRRFSPLGAFLDAVGDRVKEYAVVAAVAAVAVREGEPGWPLAVAVLAAVTVRHLEDYAYEHRLGFARRSNPVVLPVDEAGDGGPAGARGTLPEPAGRRARAVHWAKKVVHLPIAERYLLIALTLLTRRPMLVLWTLLVAVVVAVLWTQGGRVVRVLVRRDPSWFAVTPGSGPGHLDHQLDLGPVARLAGRLGRATFPVGLAGAGVLTLLVPLALWFDSVGAALALALVGSALVGLGWQSPVHHPLGWQAPAALWVAEVLVVGLVVHHVVGVMSAAAYAYLSAVAYHRYDVVYRLRDTGTPPAPWLTWAGGGTDGRLIVVLLLALLAPGAVVPVLWALALLLAALYLGESIRGWRTWIAGQRTARAGVQA; from the coding sequence GTGACCGCGTCGGCAGCCCCCTCGGCAGGTCCCTCGGTGGGCAACGAGGCGTCCCGGGCCGTCCACGGCTACACCGCGGGAGCCGACGTCGTGCTGCTCGGCGCGGGCGGCGCGGGTGGCGCGGGCGTGGCGGCATCGCTCGCCGGCCTCGGGCTCGGCGAGCGCCCGGTGCACCTCACCGGGTCGCTGCCGGAGCTGCTGCGGTCACTCGCAGAGGTGCTCTGCGCCGGCGAGGCCGCCCCTGCCGTCGTGGCCGCCGCCGACCTCGACATCTCCGGCGTGGCGCTCCTCGACCTGCTCGACCGCCCCGGCGTGCGAACCGCGGCGCTCGTGGCCGACCCCTTCGCGGTCGCCGAGGGCCGGGACGAGGCGGCCCGCGTGCGGGTCGGGGGCGACGGCCGGCTGGTCGAGTCGGTCGGCACGGCCGCCCACGCGGTCAGCGACCCCACCCACGCGCTCCCGGGGGTGCTGCGGATCGCCGCCGGCGACCGGGCCGAGGCGACCCGGCTGCTGCGTGAGGCAGCCGGCCACGCCGGCCCGGCCTGGGGCAGCGACGCTCTGGCCGTCGTGCTGCTCGTGCTCGTCCGGGGCGGGATGCCCGTGCAGGCGTCCGGGCTCGGGCCCTTCGACTGGTCCCGCGGGGCGGTGCGCGCGAAGGGGGCGGCGGGCGACCCGTGGCGGCAGCGCCTGCGCGGGGCGTCCCGCGGTGGTGACGGCTTCTTCTCCACGTTCGCCGTGCGCCCCCTCTCGCGGCGGCTGACCGCGGTCGGGCTGGCACACGGGTGGACGCCCAACGGGGTGACCGTGGTCTCCCTGGTGCTCGGGCTCGTGGCGGCCGGCCTGGTGGCCACGGGGGCCTGGTGGGCGTGGGTCGTCGCGGCCGTCCTGCTGCTCGCGGCGCTCGTGGTCGACTGCGTCGACGGCGAGATCGCCCGGTTCACGCGCAGGTTCAGCCCCCTGGGCGCCTTCCTTGACGCGGTCGGCGACCGCGTCAAGGAGTATGCCGTCGTGGCGGCGGTCGCCGCCGTGGCCGTGCGCGAGGGGGAGCCGGGCTGGCCGCTGGCGGTCGCGGTGCTGGCCGCGGTGACGGTGCGCCACCTCGAGGACTACGCCTACGAGCACCGGCTGGGCTTCGCCCGGCGCAGCAACCCCGTCGTCCTGCCCGTGGACGAGGCCGGAGATGGCGGCCCAGCCGGTGCGAGGGGCACCCTCCCCGAGCCGGCCGGGCGGCGGGCGCGGGCGGTGCACTGGGCCAAGAAGGTCGTCCACCTGCCCATCGCCGAGCGCTACCTGCTCATCGCGCTCACGCTGCTCACCCGCCGACCGATGCTGGTCCTGTGGACCCTGCTCGTCGCGGTGGTGGTGGCCGTGCTCTGGACCCAGGGCGGCCGGGTGGTGCGGGTGCTCGTGCGCCGCGACCCGTCCTGGTTCGCGGTCACGCCGGGCAGCGGCCCGGGGCACCTCGACCACCAGCTCGACCTCGGACCCGTCGCCCGCCTGGCCGGCCGCCTGGGGCGTGCCACCTTCCCCGTCGGACTGGCCGGGGCGGGCGTCCTCACCCTCCTGGTCCCGCTGGCCCTGTGGTTCGACTCCGTCGGGGCGGCCCTCGCGCTCGCCCTCGTCGGCAGCGCCCTCGTCGGGCTGGGGTGGCAGAGCCCTGTGCACCACCCCCTCGGGTGGCAGGCGCCGGCGGCGCTGTGGGTCGCCGAGGTGCTCGTGGTGGGCCTGGTGGTCCACCACGTCGTCGGTGTCATGAGCGCCGCCGCCTACGCGTACCTGAGCGCCGTGGCCTACCACCGCTACGACGTCGTCTACCGGCTCCGCGACACCGGCACGCCTCCTGCCCCGTGGCTGACGTGGGCCGGGGGCGGGACCGACGGGCGGCTCATCGTGGTGCTGCTGCTCGCCCTCCTCGCCCCGGGGGCGGTCGTCCCCGTGCTGTGGGCGCTCGCGCTGCTGCTGGCCGCGCTCTACCTCGGCGAGTCGATCCGGGGCTGGCGGACGTGGATCGCCGGTCAGCGCACCGCTCGGGCAGGGGTGCAGGCGTGA